From a single Bacillus pseudomycoides DSM 12442 genomic region:
- a CDS encoding WXG100 family type VII secretion target, whose translation MAGQIRMSPEELKSKAKLYGRSSDEIKDILGKLQGLQNELRGEWEGRAFDGFDRQFNDLRPKVESFSQLLHEIDVQLTKTAEAVASHDEELSRNFGLK comes from the coding sequence ATGGCTGGACAAATTCGTATGAGTCCTGAGGAGCTAAAATCAAAAGCTAAACTATACGGACGAAGCTCTGATGAAATTAAAGATATTCTTGGAAAATTACAAGGATTACAAAATGAATTACGTGGAGAATGGGAAGGCCGTGCTTTTGATGGTTTTGATCGACAATTCAACGATTTAAGACCAAAAGTAGAAAGCTTCTCACAATTATTACATGAGATTGATGTTCAACTTACCAAAACTGCAGAGGCTGTTGCTTCTCATGATGAAGAGTTATCACGTAATTTCGGCTTGAAATAA